The DNA sequence CTGCGCGACGGCATCGAACTCGACGACGGTCCGGTGCGTGTGGACGACTTCGCCGTCGTCGACGCGGTGCCGGGCAAATCGCTGGTGCGGGTCACACTGCATGAAGGCCGTAAACGCATCGTGCGCCGACTGCTGGCCGAAGTCGGTTTCCCGGTCCAGGAACTGGTGCGCACCGACATCGGCGCCGTCACCCTCGGCGATCAGCGCCCGGGCAGCATCCGGGTACTGACCCAGAAGGAAATCGGCGACCTCTACAAGGCGGTGGGCTTGTGAGCCGCGCACTGGTGATCGCCATCGACGGCCCGGCGGGTACCGGAAAGTCCACGGTGGCTAGGGGTTTGGCCACTGCCCTGGGTGCCAGTTATCTCGACACCGGAGCGATGTACCGCATCGTCACACTGGCCGCGCTGCGCCGGGGTGTGGATCTGACCGACGCCGAAGCGATCGCCGGCGCGGTCGCCGACGTGGAGCTCGCCGTCGGTCACGACCCCGGTGAGGACCGGTCCTTTCTCGCAGAGGAGGACGTGTCGACCGAGATCCGGGGTGACGCCGTCACCAAGGCCGTGTCCGCGGTCTCGGCGGTACCCGCGGTGCGGACGCGACTGGTCGAGCTGCAACGGGCGCTGGCGGGCGGCACCGACGACGTCGTGGTCGAAGGCCGCGACATCGGAACAGTGGTGCTGCCCGACGCCGACGTGAAGATCTTTCTGACCGCTTCGGCCGAGGAGCGGGCACGCCGGCGCAACGACCAGAACGTCGCCAGCGGTCTGCCCGACGACTACGACGCGGTGCTCGCCGACGTAAAGCGCCGCGACCACCTCGATTCCACCCGCCCGGTGTCGCCGTTGCGCGCCGCCGACGATGCCGCGGTGGTCGACACCAGTGACATGACGCAGTCCGAGGTGATCGCGTTCTTGACAGACCTCGTGGAGCGCACCGCACAAATGGGCGACGAGCGGGCTCGCGAAGAACAGAGAGCGGAGCGATGACCGAATCCGACGTTACGTGGGTCGATGAGCGTGACTGGGAACTGGGCGCCGAAGAGGTAGCCGAGGCGATCGAGGAAGCGTCGGCGCCGCCGCCCGTCGTGGCGGTGGTGGGGCGTCCCAACGTGGGTAAATCGACGCTGGTCAACCGCATCCTGGGTCGCCGCGAGGCCGTGGTGCAGGATGTGCCGGGCGTCACCCGGGACCGGGTGTCCTACGACGCGCTGTGGTCGGGTCAGCGGTTCGTCGTGCAGGACACCGGCGGCTGGGAGCCCGACGCGAAAGGCCTGCAGCAACTGGTCGCCGAGCAGGCCTCGGTGGCGATGCGCACTGCCGACGCGATCATCTTCGTCGTCGACGCCACGGTCGGGGCCACCTCCGCCGACGAGGCTGCGGCCAAGATCCTGCAACGTTCGGGCAAGCCGGTGTTCCTGGCGGCCAACAAGGTCGACAGCGAGCGCGGTGAATCCGACGCCGCTGAGCTGTGGTCGCTGGGTCTGGGGGAGCCGCACGCGGTCAGCGCCATTCACGGTCGCGGCGTCGCCGATCTGCTCGACGTCGTCGTCGACGCGTTGCCGACCGTGTCCGAGATGGTCGGCGGGGGTGGCGGGCCGCGCCGGGTGGCGCTGGTCGGCAAACCGAATGTCGGCAAGTCCTCGCTGCTCAACCGGCTGTCCGGCGACGAGCGGTCGGTGGTGCACGACGCCGCCGGCACCACCGTCGACCCGGTCGACTCGTTGATCGAGATGGACGGCAAGTTGTGGCGATTCGTCGACACCGCGGGTCTGCGCCGCAAAGTGGGTCAGGCCAGCGGCCACGAGTTCTACGCCTCGGTGCGTACCCACGGGGCGATCGACGCCGCCGAGGTGGCCATCGTGCTGATCGACGCGTCGCAGCCGCTGACCGAACAGGACCAGCGCGTGTTGTCGATGGTGATCGAAGCCGGGCGGGCGTTGGTACTGGCGTTCAACAAGTGGGATCTGGTCGACGAGGACCGCCGTTACCTGTTGGACCGTGAGATCGACCTGGATCTGGCGCAGTTGCCGTGGGCGCCGCGGGTCAACATCTCGGCCAAGACGGGGCGCGCGGTGCAGAAGCTGGTTCCGGCGCTGGAAACGGCGCTGGCCTCGTGGGACAAGCGAATCACGACCGGCCAGCTGAACTCGTTCCTCAAAGAGGTGGTCGCCGCGACGCCCCCGCCGGTGCGCGGCGGCAAGCAGCCCCGGATCCTGTTCGCCACCCAGGCCGCTGCACGGCCGCCGACGTTCGTGCTGTTCACCACCGGCTTCCTGGAGGCCGGTTACCGCCGGTTCCTGGAGCGACGGCTGCGCGAGACTTTCGGCTTCGAGGGCAGCCCGATCCGGATCAATGTCAGGGTCCGCGAGAAGCGCGGAGCGAAGCGCTAGCGGAGCGACCAGAAGGCCGCGGAGCGAAGCGCTAGCTTCCTTTTCTGGCGCCGAGTCTGCGGCCAGATCGCCCGTCGGGCCGGATCGGCGATCTCCCAGCAGACTCGGGCCGGCGGGCAGGCGATAGGGTTCTCCGAGTGCCCGTCGTCGACATGATCCTCATTGCACTGGCGGGCGTAGGAGCCGGCGCGATCAACGCGCTGGTCGGCTCCGGAACGCTGATCACCTTCCCGACGCTGGTGGCGCTGGGGTTGCCGCCGGTGACGGCGACGATGTCCAACGCGGTCGGCCTGGTCGCCGGCGGGGTGTCGGGCACCTGGGGCTACCGCCGCGAGTTGCGCGGTCAGGGCCGGCGGCTGGCGTGGCAGATCCCCGCGTCGTTCGTCGGGGCGGGTTGCGGGGCGTGGCTGCTGCTGCACCTGCCGGAAAAGGTGTTCGTCACCGTGGTTCCGGTGCTGCTGGTGATCGCCTTGGCATTGGTGGTGATCGGGCCCAAGATCCAGAGCTGGGCACGTCAGCGAGCCGAGAAGACCGGCCGCTCCGTCGACCACATCTCGGGCCGGCGGATGGCGGCGCTGGTGGTGGCCACCTTCGCCGTCGGCGTCTACGGCGGCTACTTCACCGCCGCCCAGGGCATCATGCTGATCGCCGCGATGGGTGCGCTGCTGCCTGAGGACATGCAGCGCATGAATGCCGCGAAGAATCTGCTGTCGCTGGTGGTCAACCTCGTCGCGGCGGTGGCCTACACGGTGGTGGCCTTCGACCGGATCAGCTGGGTGGCCGCCGGACTGATCGCGGCGGGTTCGCTGATCGGCGGCTTCCTGGGTGCGCACTACGGACGTCGACTGTCACCGAACGTGTTGCGGGCGGTGATCGTCGTGGTGGGATTGATTGGTTTGTATCGGTTGTTGACCGTGTAGTCTGACCGAAGCTCGGAATTGGTTGACCGGACGATGGAGATGTCGATGACGGAACGCGTGCTCGCGCCCGCGCCGTCTGACGTGTCCGCGCTGGAGCCGTTCTGGCCTTCGCGCCGCCTCATGGCTTTCGACGAGTGGTGTTGTCCGCGTCCCTGACGCGCACCCATCCGTCCATCGCGGTCGCCCTACGGTGACCCCACCCCCCGAAAGAAGCCATGCGTTCGCTTCTGATCTTCACGCTTGTCGGTGCAGGCGCCCAACTCGTCGACGGCGCTCTGGGCATGGCGTTCGGCGTCACCGCCACCACGCTGCTGGTGCTCTCCGGCGTCGGCGCCGCGCAGGCCAGCGCCGCGGTGCACCTGGCCGAGGTGGGCACGACGTTCGCCTCGGGTCTGTCGCACTGGAAGTTCAAGAACATCGACTGGGCGCTGGTGCTCAAGCTCGGTGCACCCGGTGCGGTCGGGGCGTTCGTCGGGGCGACGGTGTTGTCCTCGCTGGCCACCGAACACGCGGCACCGCTGATGGCCGCCATCCTGGTGGCGATCGGCACCTATGTGCTGCTGCGGTTTTCACTGCGCACCCCATTGACCTTCGGGGCCCGCGGTACCAGTCACAGCGCGAAGTTCCTTGCGCCGCTGGGGTTGTTCGGCGGGTTCATCGACGCCTCCGGTGGCGGCGGCTGGGGTCCGGTCACCACCAGCACGCTGCTCTCGCAGGGCAAGACCGCGCCGCGGACGGTGATCGGTTCGGTCAGCGCGTCGGAGTTCCTGGTGTCGGTGTCGGCGTCGCTGGGCTTCCTGATCGGGCTGCGTGAAGAGTTCCTGGCCAACTGGCCGGTGGTGGTCGGTTTGATGGTGGGTGGCGTGGTCGCCGCTCCGTTCGCGGCCTGGCTGGTCAGCCGGGTCAGCCCGGCGCTGCTCGGCACCGCGGTGGGCGGCGTCATCGTGTTGACCAACAGCCAGAAGTTGGTGCACTTCTTCGGTATCGACTGGCCGTGGTCGTCGGTGATCTACGGCGTCATCGTGGTGGTGTGGGCGTCGCTGGTGTTCTACGCCTGGCGGGTCTCGCGGGCACCCCGCTACGCCCCGGAGCCCGGCGCGGACGCCGCCGCGACGGCAGGGGACACCGACTCAGAATCGGTCACGCGCTGACTCCTGCTCGAGGACCGCGTCGAGGTCGTTGAGGCGTTCCATCGTCGACACCGCGCGTCGGGTGCGGTTGTTGCGGGCCAGCAGGTCCCGGTGCCGGTGGGTGAATGCCCAGTACCCCGCGGTGAACGGGCACGCTTCGTCGCCGACGCGCTGCTTCGGGTCGAAGGCGCAGTCACGGCAATGGTCGCTCATCTTGTTGATGTAGGCGCCGCCGGACGTGTAGGGCTTGGTGGCCAGCAGACCCCCGTCGGCGTGCTGGCTCATCCCGACGACGTTGGTGGGCATCACCCAGCGGTAGCCGTCGACGAAGGCGGTGGCGAACCATTCGGTGAGTTCGTCGGGCCGGTAGCCCCGCTGCAGGGCGTGGTTGCCGAGCACCATCAGGCGCTGGATGTGATGCACCCAGCCGCGGTCGCGGACTCCGGCCAACGCCTCGTGCAGGCAGCGGGCGGTGACGGCGTCGGCGTCCAGCTCGGCCCACCACGCCGGGAGCCCCTTGCGGGCATTGAGCTTGTTGTTGGTGGTGTAGTCCGGGCCGAAGTGCCAGTACAGGTGCCACATGTACTCCCGCCAGCCCAGGATCTGGCGGATGAAGCCCTCCACAGCCGCCAGCGGAGCCTTCTCGGTGCGGTAGGCGCGCTCGGCGGCTTCGACGGCGTCGAGCGGATGCAGCACGCCGAGGTTCAGCGGCACGGACAGCAGCGAGTGCGACATCGCCCAGTCCTCGGCCATGATGGCGTCCTCGTAACGCCCGAAACTGGCCAAGCGGTGGTCGATGAACCGGGTGAGGGCGCGCTTGGCTTCGACGGGGGTGACGGCGAACAGGCGCGGCCCGTCAGCGCCGACAGTGTCGAGGTCCATGCTGTCGAGGTCGGCGCGGACCTTCTCGTCGATGTCGTCCTCGCGGGGGCGGTACGGTGCCGGCACGCCCAGGGTGGACTGATTTTTCGGTGGCGACTCGCGGTTCTGTTCGTCGTAGTTCCACCGGTTGCCGACCGGGTCGTCGCCGTCCATCAGCACACCGAAGCGGCGCCGCTGGTCGCGGTAGAAGTCCTCCATTCGGAAGCGTTGCCGGTTGCCGGCCCACTCGGCGAAGCCGCTGCGGGACAGCGCGAACGTCGGGTTGGGCAACACGTCGGCGACCAGGCCCGCGTCTTTGAGCCGGTACACGAATCGCTCCGCGGCATGCGAGGTGGGTTCGTGCACCAGGACCGGCCTGTTGAACCGGCGCAGCGCGTCGGTGTAGGTGTCGGCGTGCAGCAGTGTGGCGCGCTCGCCGAGGTCACGCTCGGCGTGGCGCAACGCCGACAGGGTGAGGTGCAGTTTCTGACGGTGGTAGCGGCGCTTGCGCAGGGCCGCGCTCGACTCGACGAGCAGAACCTCCCGGTGGGCGTGCTCACCGCCGTACACGGCCGGCCCGAGCTGGTCGGCGAACAGCCAGAGGGGAGTGTCGTCACGCGCCATCAGTCCGAGGGTAGGCGCGGGGGTTACTGCGAAGTGTGACGATTCGGTGGCCGACGAGGCGGTTGGGATCTGGCCGGGTGGCTGAGGTAGGCTTTCGACCGCCTACCGGCGATCCCGGAGGCACCGCGGGCTGTGGCGCAGCTTGGTAGCGCACTTGACTGGGGGTCAAGTGGTCGCAGGTTCAAATCCTGTCAGCCCGACCAGAGAAGTAGCACGTCAGAGGCGGTTTCCGAGAAATCGGGAGCCGCCTTTTTCGTACCCGCCAGGGGTATGTACAGCAACGGGTACAGCAACCGCGTGAAAATCCGCTTACAGTCGGCAGGCATGGGGAAGAACGCCAACGGCGAGGGCTCGATCTACAAGCGGACCAAAGACGGCCGCGTGGTCCGCTACGAGGGGGCCCTTTCGTACATCGACGACGACGGTCGCACCAAGCGTCACACCGTGTACGGACGCACCCGCGCCGACGTGCGCGACAAGCTCAAGCAGGCCCGTGAGCGGCTGGACGCGGGCGGCCCGGTCAAAGACGACACCCGGACCGTGGCGCAGTGGCTCGCCCAGTGGCGGGCGACGACGCTCGAGGCATCCGACCGCGCCAGATCCACCAAGCAGTTGTACAGCGATCTGTCGCGCCGCCACCTCGAGCCCGAACCGTTCGGCGCGACCCGACTGGACAAGCTGAAGCCGTCCGACGTCGAGGGCCTGATTCTGTCCCTGCGCAACCAGACCAAGCCGGGCAAGCCCACCGACGACGGCGCCGACCCGAAGCCCGTACGGGCGCTTTCGGACAGCACCATCCGCAGCACCTACGCGGTCCTGCGGCAGGCGCTCGACACCGCGGTCCGTGACGGGCTTCTCGCGAAGAATCCCGCCGCCGCGGTCAAGCGCCCCGGGGTCGAGCGCCACGAAGCTCAACACCTCTCGGTCGCTGACGTCACCGCCATCCTGAAGGCCGCCGAGGGGCTGCGCTACCGACCCGTGCTGGTCCTGATCGCGGCCACGGGGATGCGTCGCGGGGAAGCGCTGGGCCTGACCTGGGACCACGTCGACCTCGACGCTGGGCTCCTCAGAGTGCGCGCTACGACGGGTCGCGTCGGTCGAGAACTCATCACCAGCGAGCCCAAGACCGACCGCAGTCGTCGCACAATTCCGCTGCCGCCCGCTGTCATCGAGATGTTGAAGGCACACCGAACAGCGCAACTCGAGGAGCGGATGCGCGCCGCGAACGTGTGGGAAAACCACAACCTCGTTTTCTGCACCGAGATGGGGCGACCTGTAGAGGGGCGAAACATCTTGCGCACCATCGAGATCGCCTCTGCGAAAGCGGGCGTCAGCGGTGCCGTCGTGCACACGTTGCGGCACAGCGCGGCCACCGCGTGGCTCGAAGGCGGCGTGCACATCAAAGCCGTCGCCGATCTCCTCGGCCACTCCAGCATCGCGATCACCGGCGATCTGTACGCACACAGCACCGACGACACCGCTCGCGCGGCGGTCGCGGGATTTGCTGAAAAGCTCGGCCTATAGATCGGCGACACTCCGACTGGTCTGCAATTCTTCTATTGCAACTCTGTATAGCGCTCTACAGCCGAGTAATTAGCTGACTTAATGCGCGCATTAAACCGCGTCATTGGCGCGAAAAACGTCACGTGCAATTCAGCTACCGTGTTTGCCACGAGGTCCCCAGATACATGGAGGGGCCTGTAGACATGGGAGAAGCGACATGGAAAAGCTTCTGTGCTCGATCGACGACGCGGTGGAGTCCCTCGGCGTGAGCCGTCCCACCATTTACCGGCTTATTCGACAGGGCGAGCTTGTTCACGTCAACGTCGGGCGCCGCGGATTTGTCACCGTCGGCTCCGTACACAAATTCGTGGATCGGCTCACCGCTGCGAAACAAGGTGGTGCGAAATGAGTATCGCCCAGATATGGCGCGGCCCGGATGTCGACCAAAACATCCGGGCTACGAACGCCACCCACGGCTTGACCAATTCTATCCGGTCGGGCGGAGGTGATCTCAGTGAGCAGCCGGACACCGCAGCCCGATGATGATGGCTTCACCGGGTATGAACCCGAGCCGTTGCCGTATCCCGATATCGACACCGGCGGAAAAGATCCGTGGGAGGAACGTCTCCGCGCTATCGGTAAGCTTCCCGAGAAACCGACGCCCAAGCCTGTCGATATCCCCGATCTGGACGCCCCGAAAGAGCACCTCGACTCGTACGCGCAATCAGCTCTCAGAAACGAGCTGGGGCGGCTAGCGGCCGCTACCGAGGGCACTCGCAACACAACGCTTTTCATCGCCGCGGCGGCGCTCCGTCGATTCGTGCGCGCGAAGATATTGTCGGAGGCGTTCGTCGAGGACCAACTACTGCAACAGGCTCTCGCCATCGGGCTCACCGAGCGCGAAGCCCGGAAGACCATCGCGTCAGCACGCCGGAAAGACGACGCCGGAGGCCGCAAGGTCGAGCTCAAAGATCGCGACGGCTACGGAAAGCTCTACGAGCTCGACGACCCGACAGACGACGGCCAACAGGCCAGCCCGACCGGCAGTAGTAAGCATCCCGCCGACCAGCACCAGGGTCAAGCGAAATTTGCCTACCTGCTTGCCGAGCGGTACGCCGACCAGCTTCTACACGTTCACGGGCTGG is a window from the Mycolicibacterium poriferae genome containing:
- the cmk gene encoding (d)CMP kinase, whose protein sequence is MSRALVIAIDGPAGTGKSTVARGLATALGASYLDTGAMYRIVTLAALRRGVDLTDAEAIAGAVADVELAVGHDPGEDRSFLAEEDVSTEIRGDAVTKAVSAVSAVPAVRTRLVELQRALAGGTDDVVVEGRDIGTVVLPDADVKIFLTASAEERARRRNDQNVASGLPDDYDAVLADVKRRDHLDSTRPVSPLRAADDAAVVDTSDMTQSEVIAFLTDLVERTAQMGDERAREEQRAER
- the der gene encoding ribosome biogenesis GTPase Der; this encodes MTESDVTWVDERDWELGAEEVAEAIEEASAPPPVVAVVGRPNVGKSTLVNRILGRREAVVQDVPGVTRDRVSYDALWSGQRFVVQDTGGWEPDAKGLQQLVAEQASVAMRTADAIIFVVDATVGATSADEAAAKILQRSGKPVFLAANKVDSERGESDAAELWSLGLGEPHAVSAIHGRGVADLLDVVVDALPTVSEMVGGGGGPRRVALVGKPNVGKSSLLNRLSGDERSVVHDAAGTTVDPVDSLIEMDGKLWRFVDTAGLRRKVGQASGHEFYASVRTHGAIDAAEVAIVLIDASQPLTEQDQRVLSMVIEAGRALVLAFNKWDLVDEDRRYLLDREIDLDLAQLPWAPRVNISAKTGRAVQKLVPALETALASWDKRITTGQLNSFLKEVVAATPPPVRGGKQPRILFATQAAARPPTFVLFTTGFLEAGYRRFLERRLRETFGFEGSPIRINVRVREKRGAKR
- a CDS encoding sulfite exporter TauE/SafE family protein, whose amino-acid sequence is MILIALAGVGAGAINALVGSGTLITFPTLVALGLPPVTATMSNAVGLVAGGVSGTWGYRRELRGQGRRLAWQIPASFVGAGCGAWLLLHLPEKVFVTVVPVLLVIALALVVIGPKIQSWARQRAEKTGRSVDHISGRRMAALVVATFAVGVYGGYFTAAQGIMLIAAMGALLPEDMQRMNAAKNLLSLVVNLVAAVAYTVVAFDRISWVAAGLIAAGSLIGGFLGAHYGRRLSPNVLRAVIVVVGLIGLYRLLTV
- a CDS encoding sulfite exporter TauE/SafE family protein gives rise to the protein MRSLLIFTLVGAGAQLVDGALGMAFGVTATTLLVLSGVGAAQASAAVHLAEVGTTFASGLSHWKFKNIDWALVLKLGAPGAVGAFVGATVLSSLATEHAAPLMAAILVAIGTYVLLRFSLRTPLTFGARGTSHSAKFLAPLGLFGGFIDASGGGGWGPVTTSTLLSQGKTAPRTVIGSVSASEFLVSVSASLGFLIGLREEFLANWPVVVGLMVGGVVAAPFAAWLVSRVSPALLGTAVGGVIVLTNSQKLVHFFGIDWPWSSVIYGVIVVVWASLVFYAWRVSRAPRYAPEPGADAAATAGDTDSESVTR
- a CDS encoding cryptochrome/photolyase family protein yields the protein MARDDTPLWLFADQLGPAVYGGEHAHREVLLVESSAALRKRRYHRQKLHLTLSALRHAERDLGERATLLHADTYTDALRRFNRPVLVHEPTSHAAERFVYRLKDAGLVADVLPNPTFALSRSGFAEWAGNRQRFRMEDFYRDQRRRFGVLMDGDDPVGNRWNYDEQNRESPPKNQSTLGVPAPYRPREDDIDEKVRADLDSMDLDTVGADGPRLFAVTPVEAKRALTRFIDHRLASFGRYEDAIMAEDWAMSHSLLSVPLNLGVLHPLDAVEAAERAYRTEKAPLAAVEGFIRQILGWREYMWHLYWHFGPDYTTNNKLNARKGLPAWWAELDADAVTARCLHEALAGVRDRGWVHHIQRLMVLGNHALQRGYRPDELTEWFATAFVDGYRWVMPTNVVGMSQHADGGLLATKPYTSGGAYINKMSDHCRDCAFDPKQRVGDEACPFTAGYWAFTHRHRDLLARNNRTRRAVSTMERLNDLDAVLEQESARDRF
- a CDS encoding tyrosine-type recombinase/integrase; this translates as MGKNANGEGSIYKRTKDGRVVRYEGALSYIDDDGRTKRHTVYGRTRADVRDKLKQARERLDAGGPVKDDTRTVAQWLAQWRATTLEASDRARSTKQLYSDLSRRHLEPEPFGATRLDKLKPSDVEGLILSLRNQTKPGKPTDDGADPKPVRALSDSTIRSTYAVLRQALDTAVRDGLLAKNPAAAVKRPGVERHEAQHLSVADVTAILKAAEGLRYRPVLVLIAATGMRRGEALGLTWDHVDLDAGLLRVRATTGRVGRELITSEPKTDRSRRTIPLPPAVIEMLKAHRTAQLEERMRAANVWENHNLVFCTEMGRPVEGRNILRTIEIASAKAGVSGAVVHTLRHSAATAWLEGGVHIKAVADLLGHSSIAITGDLYAHSTDDTARAAVAGFAEKLGL
- a CDS encoding helix-turn-helix domain-containing protein codes for the protein MEKLLCSIDDAVESLGVSRPTIYRLIRQGELVHVNVGRRGFVTVGSVHKFVDRLTAAKQGGAK